Proteins from one Bradyrhizobium amphicarpaeae genomic window:
- the rocF gene encoding arginase, whose product MTDRTPTDRARRIALLGAPIDMGASQRGTLMGPAALRTAGLATLLESLDFEVVDYGDLSVAEMGDLSDRPPERANHYREIQRWTRVLSQRGHEIAQTGALPIFLGGDHTLSMGSVNAMARHWQERGRELFVLWLDAHADYNTPETTMTANMHGMSAAFLCGEPGLDGLLGDDPRASITPDRLDLFGARSIDKLEKELMRARRIRVVDMRQIDEFGVAVLTRRVIERVKASNGVLHVSFDVDFLDPCVAPGVGTTVPGGATYREAHLIMELLHDSGVVGSVDIVELNPFLDERGRTARTAVELIGSLFGQQITDRQTPSNAIAPGE is encoded by the coding sequence GTGACCGATCGAACCCCGACGGATCGAGCCCGGCGCATCGCCTTGCTGGGCGCTCCCATCGACATGGGGGCTTCGCAGCGCGGCACCTTGATGGGCCCGGCGGCGCTACGCACTGCGGGCCTTGCGACACTGCTCGAAAGCCTGGATTTCGAGGTCGTCGACTACGGCGATCTTTCCGTGGCCGAAATGGGGGATCTCTCCGACAGGCCACCGGAAAGGGCCAATCATTACCGCGAGATCCAGCGCTGGACGCGCGTTCTGAGCCAACGCGGCCATGAGATCGCGCAAACCGGCGCGCTGCCGATCTTCCTCGGCGGCGATCACACGCTGTCGATGGGATCGGTCAATGCCATGGCGCGTCATTGGCAGGAGCGGGGACGCGAGCTGTTCGTGCTCTGGCTCGATGCCCATGCCGACTACAACACGCCGGAGACGACGATGACCGCGAACATGCACGGCATGTCGGCTGCGTTCCTGTGCGGCGAGCCCGGCCTCGACGGCCTGCTCGGCGACGATCCGCGCGCTTCGATTACGCCCGACAGGCTCGATCTGTTCGGCGCGCGTTCGATCGACAAGCTCGAAAAGGAATTGATGCGCGCGCGCCGGATCAGGGTGGTCGACATGCGCCAGATCGACGAGTTCGGCGTTGCCGTATTGACCCGGCGCGTCATCGAGCGGGTCAAGGCGAGCAACGGTGTGCTGCATGTCAGTTTCGACGTCGACTTCCTCGACCCGTGCGTGGCGCCTGGCGTCGGCACCACGGTGCCGGGTGGAGCGACCTATCGCGAGGCACACCTGATCATGGAGCTGTTGCACGATTCCGGCGTGGTGGGATCGGTCGACATCGTCGAGCTCAATCCGTTCCTGGACGAGCGTGGCCGCACCGCGCGTACCGCCGTCGAACTGATCGGCAGCCTGTTCGGCCAGCAGATCACCGACCGGCAGACGCCGAGCAACGCGATCGCTCCGGGCGAGTGA
- a CDS encoding ParA family protein translates to MSIDLVLRTTPAYTEVVHNHKWRSYMAPIISLFNHKGGVSKTTTAFNLGWAMADRGKKVLIVDGDPQCNLTGTVVGFNGVSDFSEFYKKYPNANISNCLAPIFKSTGQPLVSAHITTTLHPNLYLLVGNIDLAENETQISVALSTSTAIPALKNIPGAISALLRMTAEEYKLDAVIVDMSPSVGALNQCFLMGSDYFIVPTSPDYYCNQAISSLSRVLPRWNSAVQPFRDPSLLYPFPAAPPKFAGIISQRYRPRSGSPAQSFQQWINVIKQTVLTEFVPAMTTNNMSVSVADFTAGSPGDTPFNLINIADFNSLIAQSQKYNVPVFALKDHQIEQAGVILQTMKESRDAFKTSFNNLANTVEIITGITPPKAKSATAV, encoded by the coding sequence ATGAGCATCGATCTGGTTTTACGGACGACTCCCGCCTATACCGAAGTGGTTCACAACCACAAATGGCGGTCGTACATGGCTCCAATCATTTCATTATTCAATCATAAGGGCGGCGTTAGCAAGACTACAACTGCGTTTAATCTCGGTTGGGCCATGGCGGATCGGGGCAAGAAAGTCTTGATCGTCGACGGAGACCCCCAGTGCAACCTAACCGGGACGGTTGTAGGATTTAATGGTGTCAGCGATTTCAGTGAGTTTTACAAGAAGTACCCGAACGCTAACATTAGCAACTGCTTGGCACCAATATTTAAGTCAACCGGGCAACCTCTTGTCTCTGCACACATTACGACCACCCTGCACCCAAACTTATACTTGCTTGTCGGCAATATTGATTTGGCAGAAAATGAAACGCAGATCTCTGTTGCCCTTTCGACTAGCACGGCCATCCCCGCCCTGAAGAACATCCCAGGCGCCATAAGCGCGCTGCTTAGGATGACTGCCGAAGAATACAAACTTGATGCAGTCATCGTCGATATGAGCCCCAGCGTTGGCGCGCTCAATCAATGTTTTCTGATGGGAAGCGATTATTTCATCGTTCCGACCTCGCCAGACTACTACTGCAATCAGGCCATTTCTTCCCTTTCGCGGGTTTTGCCGCGGTGGAATTCGGCTGTCCAACCGTTCCGAGATCCTTCGTTGCTCTACCCATTTCCGGCGGCTCCGCCGAAATTTGCCGGGATCATCTCGCAGCGATATCGTCCTCGCTCTGGGAGCCCCGCGCAGTCGTTTCAACAATGGATCAACGTTATCAAACAGACTGTCTTGACTGAGTTTGTTCCTGCCATGACAACTAACAATATGTCTGTGTCAGTTGCAGATTTCACAGCGGGTTCCCCGGGGGACACACCGTTCAATCTGATTAATATTGCTGATTTCAACTCCCTTATCGCTCAATCGCAGAAATACAACGTTCCTGTGTTCGCTTTGAAGGATCATCAAATAGAACAGGCCGGTGTAATCCTCCAGACGATGAAGGAAAGCCGGGACGCCTTCAAAACCTCCTTCAACAATCTCGCGAACACGGTCGAGATTATTACCGGGATCACTCCACCTAAAGCGAAATCCGCGACCGCCGTCTGA
- a CDS encoding DUF3606 domain-containing protein: MAKAKKQTARGRKQDRARVAGGQKYEVSYEAKKTGRSASAVKKAVKKVGSSRKKVERKLGSKGTRTGR, translated from the coding sequence ATGGCTAAAGCGAAGAAGCAGACCGCTCGCGGTCGCAAGCAGGATCGCGCGCGTGTGGCGGGCGGACAGAAATACGAAGTGAGCTATGAGGCTAAGAAGACGGGTCGCTCCGCCTCTGCCGTGAAGAAGGCGGTCAAGAAGGTAGGCAGCAGCCGGAAGAAGGTTGAGCGTAAGCTGGGGTCAAAAGGAACGCGCACGGGAAGGTGA
- the ligD gene encoding non-homologous end-joining DNA ligase, with the protein MASLRQRKSPAIGVKAHFPGFIEPALASSIERVPSGQRWIHEIKFDGYRVQVHLANEAVTVYTRRGYDWTKRFKKVAADAWHIKAGSAIIDGEVVVPAADGTTDFSVLQNELKGNSSKIVLVAFDLLYLNGRDIRSLPLVQRKAELKKIIAGTDVQFSESFELEGREMFAHACKVGLEGVVSKVRDSVYASGRGHNWTKTTCAQRETLTIAGFALDEGKWDGMYLGRRKGDDLIYAGKVDHGFDKTSATELQKRLEPLRRRTQPYAKRIAHKGIWVEPKLLAEIEYRAKSAEGKVRHPFFKGLREDL; encoded by the coding sequence GTGGCGTCCCTGCGTCAACGGAAGTCCCCGGCGATCGGCGTCAAGGCGCACTTCCCGGGTTTTATCGAGCCGGCTCTGGCATCCTCTATCGAGAGGGTGCCATCCGGCCAAAGGTGGATTCACGAAATCAAGTTCGACGGCTACCGCGTTCAGGTGCACTTGGCCAACGAGGCCGTCACTGTCTACACGCGCCGCGGCTACGACTGGACGAAGCGTTTCAAGAAGGTTGCCGCCGATGCCTGGCACATCAAGGCAGGCTCGGCGATTATCGACGGCGAAGTTGTCGTTCCGGCCGCCGATGGCACAACCGACTTTTCGGTGCTGCAAAACGAGCTCAAGGGCAACTCTTCCAAAATCGTTCTCGTCGCTTTTGACCTGCTTTATCTCAATGGGCGCGACATTCGCAGCCTGCCGCTGGTGCAGCGCAAGGCCGAGCTGAAGAAGATCATCGCCGGGACCGACGTGCAGTTCAGCGAGAGCTTCGAACTCGAAGGCCGCGAGATGTTCGCGCATGCCTGCAAGGTCGGCCTTGAGGGCGTCGTCTCCAAGGTTCGCGACAGCGTTTATGCCAGCGGGCGCGGCCACAATTGGACCAAGACGACCTGCGCACAGCGGGAGACGCTGACCATCGCCGGCTTCGCGCTTGATGAGGGCAAGTGGGACGGCATGTATCTTGGCCGCCGCAAAGGTGATGACCTCATCTACGCCGGCAAGGTCGACCACGGCTTCGACAAGACGTCAGCGACCGAACTTCAGAAACGGCTGGAACCTCTGCGGCGCAGAACCCAGCCTTATGCCAAACGTATCGCGCACAAAGGCATCTGGGTTGAACCCAAGCTGCTCGCGGAGATCGAGTACCGGGCCAAGTCGGCGGAGGGAAAAGTGCGGCATCCATTCTTCAAGGGATTGAGAGAGGACCTATGA
- a CDS encoding EAL domain-containing protein — translation MKRYRPHILVAIALAIVLSTGWHGALRNALTDLRFSWQSRAASGNVVVVAIDAPSIDQIGVWPWPRRLHAELLHRLEAAGAGDIAFDVDFSTPSDPASDEAFVQALREAGGSTILPSFKQPTPNGGAAHINRPLKSFGNQSWPAVVNVAVESDGLVRRYPFGEKLGDALMPSMAVVLAGRDANRRPPFLIDFSIRAASIPVVSYVDVLHGDAAALDRVRGKKIIVGATALELGDRFSVPNGKIVSGPVLQALAAESILQNRTLRWTSDIAMILGLGVICLLMLYSWRRLAPGIRVAVLVAVGAAIEIVAALVQARWSLVIDTSLFHIAIVAYLTAIALDEIDFRGLLGRIAESRFHRIAMSLGDGLVCTDEDHRITVWNPGASAIFGYVPAEMIGRPFETLCAVPADGDAGTSMHDAARQALLVPGGAVVVEFEGRRKNGETFPVEASFSGWQGTEGFQYGAILRDISVRKREAERVKYLAEHDALTGLANRNTLHASLVGMIANAERQPREVALLVIGLDGFQSINDMLGHSAGDLVLQAVAVRLEELAGDGAIVARLSGDEFAIAREAADGNEPIVTFAERIGRAFETPLATGTRQHRVRISIGVAVYGEGGHGADELLSNGHLALSKAKMTRRGSHVIFEAAIRQELESRLTLESELALAADRGEFELFYQPQVRLIDGSLVGAEALIRWKHPVRGYVSPGEFMPVVNTSALSERIANWVMETACRQARDWELAGSGVRVAINLSPSQLHSGDLAHSVATLLESTGLTPSLLEIEVTEDILLNDEGRVLDMFKRIQQLGVRILFDDFGTGYASLSYLKKFPLDGLKIDRSFVSGLLSNSDDAAIVGSTIGLSKQLGLTVVAEGIEDRATADFLVSMGCEEGQGYFFGRPMPAAAFEKQFLAAELGAASAA, via the coding sequence GTGAAACGCTATCGGCCGCATATTCTCGTCGCGATCGCGCTTGCGATCGTGCTGTCCACGGGATGGCATGGTGCGCTTCGCAACGCGCTCACCGACCTACGGTTCAGCTGGCAATCGCGTGCGGCCAGCGGCAATGTCGTCGTGGTGGCTATCGACGCGCCGTCCATCGATCAGATCGGGGTGTGGCCCTGGCCGCGCCGGCTCCACGCGGAGCTCTTGCACAGGCTCGAGGCGGCGGGAGCGGGGGATATCGCCTTCGACGTCGATTTCAGCACACCCTCGGATCCGGCTTCGGACGAGGCCTTCGTCCAGGCCCTTCGCGAGGCCGGCGGTTCGACGATCCTGCCGTCCTTCAAGCAGCCGACGCCGAATGGCGGTGCGGCCCACATCAATCGTCCCCTGAAATCGTTCGGCAACCAGTCGTGGCCGGCGGTCGTCAACGTCGCAGTCGAATCGGACGGACTCGTTCGCCGCTATCCGTTTGGCGAGAAGCTCGGCGATGCCCTGATGCCGTCGATGGCCGTCGTGCTGGCCGGGCGGGACGCCAACCGCCGGCCGCCCTTCCTGATCGATTTCAGCATTCGTGCGGCCTCCATTCCTGTTGTCTCCTATGTCGACGTGCTGCACGGCGATGCTGCTGCTCTTGACAGGGTGAGAGGCAAGAAGATCATCGTCGGGGCCACCGCGCTCGAGCTCGGTGACCGCTTCAGCGTTCCCAACGGCAAGATCGTCTCGGGGCCGGTCCTCCAGGCGCTGGCCGCAGAATCGATCCTCCAGAACCGGACGCTGCGCTGGACGTCCGATATCGCCATGATCCTGGGCCTCGGCGTGATCTGCCTGCTGATGCTGTATTCGTGGCGCCGCCTCGCGCCGGGAATTCGCGTCGCAGTCCTGGTCGCCGTCGGGGCGGCTATCGAGATCGTCGCAGCCCTCGTGCAGGCAAGATGGTCGCTCGTCATCGACACATCGCTGTTCCACATCGCGATCGTCGCTTATCTGACCGCGATTGCGCTGGACGAGATCGATTTCCGTGGTCTCCTGGGACGCATCGCCGAGAGCCGCTTTCACCGCATCGCGATGTCGCTTGGTGACGGTCTCGTCTGCACCGACGAGGATCACCGGATCACGGTCTGGAATCCCGGCGCGAGCGCCATCTTCGGCTACGTCCCGGCAGAGATGATCGGCCGTCCGTTCGAAACGCTGTGCGCCGTGCCGGCGGACGGTGATGCTGGGACGTCCATGCATGACGCCGCGCGCCAAGCGCTCCTTGTTCCTGGCGGGGCGGTCGTCGTCGAGTTCGAGGGCCGGCGCAAGAATGGTGAAACCTTCCCCGTCGAGGCGAGCTTCTCGGGCTGGCAGGGAACGGAAGGTTTCCAATACGGCGCGATCCTGCGCGACATCTCGGTCCGCAAGCGCGAAGCCGAACGCGTCAAATATCTTGCCGAGCATGACGCGCTCACCGGACTTGCCAATCGCAACACGCTGCATGCCAGCCTGGTCGGCATGATAGCGAACGCGGAGCGACAGCCTCGCGAGGTCGCGTTGCTCGTCATCGGGCTCGACGGCTTCCAGAGCATCAACGACATGCTGGGGCATTCGGCGGGAGACCTGGTGCTGCAGGCGGTTGCCGTTCGCCTGGAGGAGCTGGCCGGAGATGGGGCTATCGTCGCGCGGCTCAGCGGAGATGAATTCGCCATTGCGCGCGAAGCGGCAGATGGCAACGAGCCGATCGTGACATTCGCTGAGCGGATCGGGCGTGCATTCGAGACGCCGCTCGCGACGGGCACGCGGCAGCATCGCGTCAGGATCAGCATCGGCGTCGCGGTCTATGGCGAAGGCGGACACGGCGCCGACGAACTTCTCAGCAATGGTCATCTGGCGCTGAGCAAGGCAAAGATGACGCGGCGCGGCAGCCATGTGATCTTCGAGGCTGCGATCAGGCAGGAACTGGAGAGCCGGCTGACGCTGGAGAGCGAGTTGGCGCTGGCTGCGGATCGCGGCGAGTTCGAGCTGTTCTACCAGCCCCAGGTTCGTCTCATCGACGGCAGCCTTGTCGGCGCCGAAGCGCTCATCCGCTGGAAGCACCCCGTGCGCGGCTACGTCTCGCCCGGAGAGTTCATGCCGGTGGTCAACACCTCGGCACTGTCGGAGCGGATCGCGAACTGGGTGATGGAGACGGCCTGCCGTCAGGCGCGCGACTGGGAGCTTGCAGGCAGCGGCGTGCGCGTCGCGATCAACCTGTCGCCGTCGCAGCTCCACTCCGGCGATCTCGCGCACTCGGTTGCGACGTTGCTAGAATCGACGGGGCTTACACCGTCGCTGCTCGAAATCGAGGTGACCGAAGACATCCTGCTCAATGACGAAGGCCGCGTGCTCGACATGTTCAAGCGCATTCAGCAACTCGGCGTCCGCATCCTGTTCGACGATTTCGGCACTGGTTACGCGAGCCTGAGCTATCTGAAGAAGTTTCCGCTCGACGGGCTCAAGATCGACCGGTCGTTCGTGTCCGGCCTGCTCTCGAATTCCGACGACGCGGCGATCGTCGGTTCGACCATCGGCCTCAGCAAGCAGCTCGGTCTCACCGTGGTGGCGGAAGGCATCGAGGACCGCGCGACCGCCGACTTCCTGGTCAGCATGGGATGCGAGGAAGGGCAGGGCTATTTCTTCGGCCGTCCGATGCCTGCCGCGGCATTCGAAAAGCAATTCCTGGCGGCTGAGCTCGGGGCTGCCAGCGCCGCCTGA
- a CDS encoding FecR family protein: MLGSIGMRCAFVVALTLGTSFGAFAAEDGVWSVSKATGEVWVATDGAQQVSLNQEATLKPGNTIRTGRNGRVLIVRGEESILISPNSVVGLPAEKKEGLSTTIIQQAGSILLEVEKRNVKHFEVETPYLAAVVKGTQFSVTVGAGSTKVGVLRGQVEVSDFKTGQIAQVMPGQAATVFEHGKPGLSLSGAGTFNPIEYGKPRASTIERIPVPKSGLSAPRNAASGHAIHALGPIDKGTKAAGVPKASHQAAGGHVSKGGVVRISSSLGEVKLNVHKVTNGLARGTVAPGQVRNANANAGSGTVWSDGTSNTPASNSSVQTAATTSGAAAAGSSASAASAAIAAAASGASSDSPGNSGGNNGNSGNGNNGNGNGNSGATGNGRGNNGNGNGNGGGNGSNGHGHAYGRR, encoded by the coding sequence ATGCTTGGCAGTATTGGAATGCGGTGTGCCTTCGTGGTGGCGCTGACCCTTGGTACGTCTTTCGGTGCGTTCGCGGCGGAGGATGGCGTCTGGTCGGTCAGCAAGGCCACTGGTGAGGTGTGGGTCGCGACCGACGGCGCGCAACAGGTGTCGCTGAACCAGGAAGCGACGCTCAAGCCCGGCAATACCATCCGCACCGGGCGCAATGGCCGGGTGCTGATCGTCCGCGGCGAGGAAAGCATTCTGATCTCGCCCAACTCCGTGGTCGGCTTGCCGGCCGAGAAGAAGGAGGGGCTCTCGACCACCATCATCCAGCAGGCGGGATCGATCCTGCTCGAGGTCGAGAAGCGCAACGTCAAGCATTTCGAGGTCGAGACGCCCTATCTCGCCGCCGTGGTCAAGGGAACGCAGTTCAGCGTCACGGTGGGGGCTGGCAGCACCAAGGTCGGGGTGCTCCGCGGCCAGGTCGAAGTCTCCGACTTCAAGACGGGACAGATCGCTCAGGTCATGCCGGGTCAGGCGGCCACGGTCTTTGAGCACGGCAAGCCCGGTCTCAGCTTGAGCGGTGCAGGGACCTTCAATCCGATCGAATACGGCAAGCCGCGCGCCTCGACAATCGAGCGAATCCCCGTGCCGAAATCGGGCCTGTCAGCACCGCGCAATGCCGCGAGCGGCCATGCGATCCATGCGCTCGGTCCGATCGACAAGGGGACCAAGGCGGCTGGCGTGCCGAAGGCATCGCATCAGGCGGCCGGAGGTCATGTTTCCAAAGGCGGCGTCGTGCGCATCTCAAGCTCGCTCGGCGAGGTCAAGCTGAATGTCCACAAGGTCACCAATGGGCTCGCCCGCGGCACGGTCGCTCCTGGACAGGTGCGCAACGCCAATGCCAACGCCGGTTCCGGGACGGTCTGGAGCGACGGCACATCGAATACCCCGGCATCCAACAGCTCCGTCCAGACTGCGGCAACGACGAGCGGTGCGGCAGCGGCGGGCAGCAGCGCATCGGCTGCGAGTGCGGCGATCGCCGCAGCGGCATCAGGTGCATCCAGCGACAGCCCCGGAAACTCCGGCGGCAACAACGGCAATAGCGGTAACGGCAACAACGGTAACGGGAACGGCAATAGCGGTGCCACCGGTAACGGCAGGGGCAACAACGGCAACGGCAATGGGAACGGCGGCGGTAACGGCAGCAACGGCCATGGCCACGCCTACGGCAGACGCTGA